The following proteins are encoded in a genomic region of Propionispora vibrioides:
- a CDS encoding putative bifunctional diguanylate cyclase/phosphodiesterase, translating into MKKYGCRSYREKMKGRYRQHIRRALAPGFAAGEWRKAGRVFLEVANDIAWEWDMVTNRLLFAERCREELHIRNEYGGFEEFAALIPQEDQELVRSTLAECLARHSGMFIFECRIMTSQGLKWVIMRGKAAFGSGGKPLWLAGAVTDVTHGKMQEEAIRYLTYFDVVTGLPNRISMQETLHLVLREKRNRGAILYFDVDKFKAINDTLGVSLGDNILFMVAEMLRERMGSQHFLAKVGDDEFVILLNDINDRASVQTYAKHILACFAEPLKVGNRSIRIAISVGIALLPEDGTTMETLIKHAELALSRAKGQPDNRIAFFEQSMADEAYRKLVLEEDLRHALNNGELLLYYQPIVDCSNGRVSGFEALLRWNSPQLGMVSPLQFIRLAEETGLIIPIGLWVLQQGCAFLARLHRAGYADMLLSVNVSIIQLLQSDFVESMWAVVRDAGIPPEHIAFEITEGLLMETFEANSEKLRLLRQRGMKIHLDDFGTGYSSLKYLQNLPVDLVKIDKSFIDELEGNAQTVPLVDSIIALVHRLGLQTVAEGVETGLQHSRLACFGCDRIQGYLISKPMPEEQVLPFLKAYKPRQDNK; encoded by the coding sequence GTGAAGAAATACGGATGCCGTAGTTACAGGGAGAAGATGAAAGGAAGATACCGTCAGCATATCAGGCGTGCCCTGGCGCCCGGCTTTGCGGCAGGGGAATGGCGTAAAGCCGGGCGGGTTTTTCTGGAGGTAGCCAATGATATTGCCTGGGAATGGGATATGGTTACTAACCGGCTGCTATTTGCGGAACGTTGCCGGGAGGAGCTGCATATCCGGAACGAGTACGGCGGATTTGAGGAGTTTGCCGCACTGATTCCACAGGAGGATCAGGAACTGGTCCGCTCAACGCTGGCGGAATGTTTGGCCCGCCATAGCGGAATGTTTATTTTCGAGTGCCGGATCATGACCTCCCAGGGTTTGAAATGGGTGATTATGCGGGGCAAGGCGGCCTTTGGCAGCGGCGGTAAGCCCTTGTGGCTGGCCGGAGCGGTCACCGATGTGACTCATGGTAAAATGCAGGAGGAAGCTATCCGCTATCTGACCTATTTTGATGTAGTGACAGGTCTGCCGAACCGGATTTCCATGCAGGAGACGCTTCATCTGGTTTTGCGGGAAAAACGGAACCGCGGCGCGATCCTGTATTTTGATGTGGACAAGTTTAAGGCGATCAATGATACGCTGGGTGTCTCTTTGGGTGATAATATTCTTTTTATGGTGGCCGAAATGTTACGGGAACGGATGGGATCACAGCATTTTCTGGCGAAAGTGGGTGACGATGAATTTGTCATTCTGCTCAATGACATCAACGACCGGGCATCCGTTCAGACCTATGCCAAACATATTCTTGCCTGCTTTGCCGAACCGCTGAAGGTGGGCAACCGGTCGATCCGGATTGCGATCAGTGTCGGTATTGCGCTGTTGCCGGAGGACGGGACAACGATGGAGACGCTGATCAAGCATGCCGAGCTGGCGCTTAGCCGGGCGAAGGGACAGCCCGATAACCGGATTGCCTTTTTTGAACAGTCGATGGCGGATGAGGCTTACCGGAAGCTGGTGCTGGAAGAGGACTTGCGCCACGCTTTAAATAACGGCGAACTGCTGCTTTACTATCAGCCGATTGTCGATTGTTCGAACGGCAGGGTAAGCGGGTTTGAGGCTTTGCTACGTTGGAACAGTCCGCAGCTTGGCATGGTTTCGCCGCTCCAGTTTATTCGGCTGGCTGAGGAGACGGGCTTGATTATTCCCATTGGCCTGTGGGTGCTGCAGCAGGGCTGTGCTTTTTTGGCCCGGCTGCACCGGGCCGGTTATGCGGATATGCTGCTGTCGGTTAATGTTTCCATCATTCAGCTTTTGCAAAGCGATTTTGTCGAAAGTATGTGGGCCGTGGTTAGAGATGCCGGCATACCGCCGGAACACATCGCCTTTGAGATTACGGAAGGGCTGCTGATGGAAACCTTCGAGGCCAATAGTGAGAAGCTGCGGCTATTGCGGCAGCGGGGGATGAAAATCCACCTGGACGATTTTGGCACAGGCTATAGCTCGTTAAAGTATCTGCAAAATTTGCCGGTCGATTTGGTCAAGATTGACAAGTCGTTTATTGACGAACTGGAAGGCAATGCGCAGACGGTTCCGCTGGTTGATTCCATCATTGCACTGGTTCACCGGCTGGGGCTGCAAACGGTGGCCGAAGGGGTGGAAACCGGGCTGCAGCACAGCCGGCTTGCCTGTTTCGGCTGTGACCGGATTCAGGGTTATCTGATCAGCAAGCCGATGCCGGAAGAACAGGTGCTGCCCTTTTTGAAGGCATATAAGCCACGGCAAGACAATAAGTAG
- a CDS encoding 2-oxoacid:acceptor oxidoreductase subunit alpha produces the protein MSRKTFTVLFGGQAGYGIMSAGNLVAKAGGRNGLWAFQVNEYPSLIKGGLNTCLVRLSDQPLQAYEEELDCLGALSQEALDQNYNKLRPGALVIYDKDVVKADMANIPAGVRLYPVKLIGLLPGDAAKVMANSAMLGAFCAITGYPLAAIAAAMRSEFKKPAVQEQNIQLLETTFAAVGEEYGEERQKAFAFSLAPDKRKKMLINGNDAISMGAIKAGVKFAAGYPMTPGSSVLTYLADHAEKFGLVFKQAEDEIAAVNMLIGAGFAGARAIAATSGGGFSLMVEALGFAAQAEVPIVIVNAQRGGPSTGLPTRTAQADLSFVVHASQGEFPRIVMAPGDVEECFFETVRVFNLAEKYQMPGIILTDKYLADSALTHDYFDDVKVRVERGKLVDEEWLAGNQPYLRYRLTEDGVSPRAVPGQKGGRHIATSYTHGEDGFYSSGNREYAAREPEVTAAGLDKLFNKVPALLAEIPGIKLHGPAEAELTVISWGSTKGAILEAMTELAAAGHNVNFLQILYPSPFPADAVSEVLEGCNKTLLIECNKTAQMGALLRAHTGYAPDAVYLKYDSRPMVPSQIAARIKEVIG, from the coding sequence ATGAGTCGAAAGACGTTTACGGTACTGTTTGGCGGTCAGGCAGGTTATGGCATTATGAGTGCGGGAAATCTGGTGGCAAAGGCCGGGGGACGAAATGGACTGTGGGCTTTTCAGGTCAATGAATATCCTTCGCTGATCAAGGGCGGTTTGAATACCTGTCTGGTACGGTTAAGTGACCAGCCGCTGCAGGCTTATGAGGAAGAACTGGACTGTCTGGGGGCGCTGTCACAGGAGGCGCTGGATCAAAACTACAACAAGCTGCGACCGGGAGCCTTGGTCATTTATGATAAGGATGTGGTTAAAGCCGATATGGCTAACATACCAGCCGGTGTCCGGCTGTATCCGGTTAAATTGATCGGCCTGCTGCCCGGTGATGCGGCCAAGGTTATGGCTAACAGCGCCATGCTGGGCGCCTTTTGCGCCATTACCGGCTACCCGCTGGCAGCGATTGCCGCGGCTATGCGGTCGGAGTTTAAGAAGCCTGCCGTCCAGGAGCAAAACATCCAGCTTTTAGAGACGACCTTTGCGGCAGTTGGCGAGGAGTACGGCGAGGAACGGCAAAAGGCCTTTGCGTTTTCCCTTGCTCCCGATAAGCGGAAGAAAATGCTGATTAACGGCAATGACGCCATTTCCATGGGCGCCATCAAGGCGGGGGTTAAATTTGCCGCCGGCTATCCCATGACACCCGGCTCCAGCGTACTGACCTACCTGGCTGATCATGCCGAAAAGTTCGGCCTTGTTTTTAAGCAGGCCGAGGATGAAATCGCGGCGGTCAATATGCTGATTGGCGCTGGCTTTGCCGGTGCCAGGGCGATAGCTGCCACCAGCGGCGGCGGATTTTCGCTGATGGTGGAGGCGCTGGGCTTTGCCGCCCAGGCGGAAGTGCCGATCGTTATTGTAAACGCCCAGCGGGGCGGTCCGAGCACCGGCTTGCCGACCCGCACGGCCCAGGCTGACCTCTCCTTTGTGGTTCATGCCTCACAGGGGGAATTTCCCCGCATTGTCATGGCTCCCGGTGATGTGGAGGAGTGCTTCTTTGAAACCGTCCGGGTGTTCAATCTGGCGGAAAAATACCAGATGCCCGGCATTATTCTCACCGATAAATATCTGGCCGATTCGGCCCTGACCCATGACTATTTTGACGATGTCAAGGTAAGGGTGGAGCGGGGCAAGCTGGTCGATGAAGAGTGGCTGGCCGGCAATCAGCCCTACCTGCGCTACCGGCTGACGGAAGACGGCGTATCGCCGCGGGCCGTTCCCGGACAGAAGGGCGGCCGGCATATTGCCACAAGCTATACCCATGGTGAAGACGGCTTTTACAGTTCGGGCAACCGGGAATATGCGGCCCGGGAGCCGGAAGTTACGGCAGCAGGCCTGGATAAGTTGTTTAACAAGGTGCCGGCCCTGCTGGCGGAAATCCCCGGCATTAAGCTGCACGGACCGGCTGAGGCCGAGTTGACGGTGATTAGCTGGGGTTCGACGAAAGGGGCTATTCTTGAAGCTATGACGGAATTGGCTGCAGCGGGGCATAACGTTAATTTCCTGCAAATCCTTTATCCGTCGCCTTTCCCGGCCGACGCGGTAAGCGAGGTGCTGGAAGGATGCAACAAGACACTGTTGATCGAATGCAATAAAACGGCGCAGATGGGAGCTTTGCTCAGAGCTCATACCGGTTATGCGCCTGATGCGGTCTATCTGAAATATGATTCGCGGCCCATGGTGCCATCGCAAATTGCCGCTCGAATCAAGGAGGTGATCGGCTAA
- a CDS encoding 2-oxoacid:ferredoxin oxidoreductase subunit beta, with amino-acid sequence MEELKTPYTPTWCPGCGDYGILNGLKKALASLPEGPENIALVSGIGCAPKIAQYVNTYRIETLHGRTLPVATGLKLANRNLTVIAEGGDGDGMGLGMGHFIHTARRNLDIAYFIHNNQVYGLTKGQTSPTSEMGMTTKFTPPPKGNVEHSINIVHMALHAGATFVARSFSADAKLADILVQAVQHKGFAVVDILQPCVSFNKVNSYQWYMDRVYPLQSLPDYNSADFAKAAELSTQWGEKIPIGVFYQTERPVFEDSLPQLAGEPLVKQPIDTINIHSLMDELA; translated from the coding sequence ATGGAAGAACTGAAAACACCCTATACTCCTACCTGGTGTCCCGGCTGCGGTGACTATGGGATTTTGAACGGACTGAAAAAAGCCCTGGCGTCGCTGCCGGAGGGACCGGAAAATATCGCCCTGGTTAGCGGCATCGGCTGTGCGCCCAAGATCGCCCAGTATGTCAACACCTACCGGATTGAAACGCTGCATGGCCGTACACTGCCGGTGGCTACAGGCCTAAAGCTGGCCAACCGGAATCTGACCGTCATTGCCGAAGGCGGCGACGGCGATGGGATGGGCTTGGGCATGGGGCATTTTATTCATACGGCCCGGCGCAATCTGGATATTGCCTACTTCATTCACAACAATCAGGTCTATGGCCTGACCAAGGGCCAGACTTCGCCGACCAGCGAAATGGGCATGACAACTAAATTTACCCCGCCACCCAAGGGGAATGTGGAACATTCGATCAATATCGTCCATATGGCCTTGCACGCCGGTGCCACTTTTGTCGCCCGTTCCTTTTCGGCCGATGCGAAGCTGGCCGATATCCTGGTCCAGGCCGTCCAGCACAAGGGCTTTGCTGTGGTCGATATCCTGCAGCCTTGCGTATCCTTTAACAAGGTCAACAGCTATCAGTGGTATATGGACAGGGTTTATCCGCTGCAGAGTCTGCCCGACTACAATTCTGCTGATTTTGCGAAGGCCGCCGAGTTGTCGACACAGTGGGGTGAAAAGATCCCCATCGGCGTCTTTTATCAGACCGAACGGCCTGTCTTCGAAGACTCGCTGCCGCAACTGGCCGGGGAACCCTTGGTCAAACAGCCCATTGACACTATTAACATTCATAGTCTGATGGATGAACTGGCATGA
- a CDS encoding (2Fe-2S)-binding protein, with translation MENELNQEIMDKLTKVCLCKGISRATMKEAIAGGADTVEKVRKVTGAGSGSCGGRRCTPKIEELLAAAANAE, from the coding sequence ATGGAAAATGAACTCAACCAGGAGATAATGGATAAACTGACCAAGGTATGCCTGTGCAAGGGTATTAGCCGGGCTACCATGAAGGAGGCGATCGCCGGCGGTGCCGATACGGTGGAGAAGGTACGGAAGGTGACCGGCGCCGGCTCAGGTTCCTGTGGCGGACGGCGCTGTACGCCGAAGATCGAGGAACTGTTGGCCGCGGCGGCAAACGCCGAATAA